A single genomic interval of Candidatus Sulfotelmatobacter sp. harbors:
- a CDS encoding ABC transporter ATP-binding protein produces the protein MKDRVVFEDVSKFYGEILGVNRVNLSIPPGITSLVGPNGSGKTTLMNLMTGLIRPTRGRVEVLGYKTDDPENLFRILGYSTQFDAFPKGLTGFQFVNSYLRLAGRDTETAERLAWRALERVNLVEDGKRNVAAYSKGMRQRIRLAQALAHDPKVLVLDEPLNGLDPLARSEMIALFRATAEQGCSVIISSHILHEVDVISDQVILLSNGYVVAEGQISTVRSEIQEHPTQILIRCTRPRELAARLIEDDHTIEISIHKDERGLLVKTRDADGFYLALNQMALNGNENGIDIESIAPADDDVLSVYEYLIGNEEVVR, from the coding sequence ATGAAAGACCGCGTCGTCTTCGAAGATGTGTCGAAGTTCTACGGAGAAATCCTGGGCGTGAACCGGGTGAATCTCTCGATTCCGCCGGGGATTACCAGCCTGGTGGGCCCGAATGGTTCGGGCAAGACGACGCTGATGAACCTGATGACGGGATTGATCCGTCCCACACGCGGGCGGGTCGAAGTGCTCGGATATAAGACTGACGATCCGGAAAACCTTTTCAGGATTTTGGGATACAGCACGCAATTCGACGCATTTCCCAAAGGCCTGACTGGATTTCAGTTTGTGAATTCCTATCTGCGGTTGGCCGGGCGCGATACAGAGACCGCGGAACGACTGGCTTGGCGCGCGCTCGAACGCGTGAATCTGGTCGAGGACGGCAAGCGCAACGTCGCCGCTTACAGCAAGGGAATGCGGCAGCGCATTCGGCTGGCGCAGGCTTTGGCGCACGATCCGAAGGTGCTGGTGCTCGATGAGCCGCTGAACGGGTTGGACCCGCTGGCGCGCTCGGAAATGATCGCGTTGTTTCGCGCTACGGCGGAGCAAGGTTGTTCGGTGATCATTTCCAGCCACATTCTGCATGAAGTGGATGTAATTTCCGATCAGGTGATTTTGCTCAGCAACGGCTACGTTGTTGCGGAGGGACAGATCTCGACCGTGCGCAGCGAGATTCAGGAACATCCCACGCAGATTTTGATTCGCTGCACGCGGCCGCGGGAACTGGCCGCAAGGTTGATTGAGGACGATCACACCATTGAAATTTCCATTCATAAAGATGAGCGCGGCCTGCTGGTGAAAACGCGGGATGCCGATGGCTTTTATCTGGCTTTGAATCAGATGGCATTGAACGGAAATGAAAACGGGATCGACATTGAGTCCATCGCGCCGGCGGATGACGACGTATTGTCCGTTTACGAATATTTGATCGGGAATGAAGAGGTCGTGCGATGA
- the wecB gene encoding UDP-N-acetylglucosamine 2-epimerase (non-hydrolyzing), which translates to MQILHVVGARPNFMKAAPVLHALRERPGMRQTLVHTGQHYDKNLSDIFFSQLEMPLPDVNLGVGSASHARQTAEIMTGLEPVLLERKPDVVLVYGDVNSTVAAALVCAKLLIPIAHVEAGLRSFDRTMPEEVNRIVTDRLADLLFTPSEDGDENLLREGISPEKIHRVGNVMIDSLVRLLPAAANCPANGLPNRFALVTLHRPSNVDDGETLKNILQSLLAVSEQLDVVFPVHPRTRSRIKQFDQFSTSLDRIRLLEPVPYIEFLAMQKRATAVITDSGGIQEETTYLQVPCLTLRENTERPITVTMGTNTLVGQDSRKLSSELSAILAGRAKRGAIPPLWDGHAADRIADILQRFSDQP; encoded by the coding sequence ATGCAGATTCTCCACGTGGTCGGTGCACGACCAAATTTTATGAAAGCCGCACCAGTCCTGCATGCGCTGCGCGAGCGGCCCGGCATGCGGCAAACACTCGTGCATACCGGCCAGCACTACGACAAAAATCTCTCGGACATTTTCTTCTCCCAACTCGAAATGCCGCTTCCCGACGTGAATCTCGGCGTGGGCTCCGCCTCGCACGCGCGCCAGACCGCGGAAATCATGACCGGTCTTGAGCCCGTCCTGCTCGAGCGTAAACCGGACGTTGTACTTGTCTACGGGGATGTGAACTCAACCGTCGCCGCTGCCCTGGTGTGCGCTAAATTGCTGATTCCGATTGCGCACGTCGAAGCCGGACTGCGCTCCTTCGATCGCACCATGCCCGAGGAAGTAAATCGTATCGTCACCGACCGCCTGGCCGACTTGCTGTTCACGCCCTCAGAAGACGGCGACGAAAATCTGCTGCGCGAAGGCATCTCGCCGGAAAAGATTCATCGCGTTGGGAATGTCATGATCGACTCGCTCGTGCGCCTGCTCCCGGCCGCGGCCAACTGTCCAGCCAACGGCCTTCCCAACCGCTTCGCGCTGGTCACGCTGCACCGCCCCTCCAATGTGGATGACGGCGAAACCTTGAAGAACATTCTGCAATCCCTGCTCGCCGTGAGCGAGCAACTGGATGTCGTGTTCCCAGTCCATCCCCGCACGCGCTCCCGCATTAAACAGTTTGACCAGTTCAGCACCAGCCTCGATCGTATCCGCCTGCTCGAACCCGTACCCTATATCGAATTCCTTGCCATGCAGAAGCGCGCCACCGCCGTCATCACCGATTCGGGCGGCATCCAGGAAGAGACGACGTACCTGCAAGTGCCGTGCCTGACGCTGCGTGAGAACACCGAACGGCCAATCACGGTCACCATGGGAACGAATACCCTGGTGGGTCAGGACAGCCGGAAGCTTTCGTCAGAATTGTCGGCGATTCTCGCAGGCCGAGCGAAACGTGGCGCCATTCCGCCGCTTTGGGATGGCCACGCCGCCGATCGCATCGCGGATATCCTTCAGAGATTCTCCGATCAACCCTAG
- a CDS encoding ABC transporter ATP-binding protein, translating into MSTTVQRGAADGERELAPAPPAAPLPPLVELQGLSVRFGNREILRGLTTTLRGCSIGLLGPNGAGKSTLINTLLGFYKSSAGSARVFGYDVATDIQKIRGLVGYMPENDAFISKMSAVSFVQMMGELSGLPADMALERAHEALFYVGLAEARYRQLGTYSLGMKQLAKLAQAIVHGPKLLILDEPTNGLDPSARQRMIRMIREIRDGKEMRIVLCSHLLRDVEDTCDEVLILKQGRIAHYSNLDEERRANKRFLELETYGANGDFTEAIEKLGCECAVTANRMKMVLAEGVETRDIFRIAAERQVRIRRMNFRRDTLEDIFLKAMES; encoded by the coding sequence GTGAGCACAACCGTTCAACGCGGGGCGGCAGACGGCGAGCGCGAATTGGCGCCGGCGCCGCCCGCCGCTCCGCTTCCGCCGCTGGTGGAACTCCAGGGTCTCTCGGTTCGTTTCGGAAATCGGGAGATCCTGCGCGGGCTTACGACCACGTTGCGCGGGTGCTCGATTGGATTGCTGGGACCGAATGGCGCGGGCAAATCGACGCTGATCAATACTCTTCTCGGCTTCTACAAATCCTCCGCCGGCTCGGCTCGGGTGTTTGGCTACGACGTCGCCACCGACATCCAGAAAATTCGCGGGCTGGTGGGCTACATGCCCGAGAACGACGCGTTCATCTCGAAGATGAGCGCGGTTTCTTTTGTGCAGATGATGGGAGAACTCTCGGGCTTGCCCGCAGACATGGCTCTGGAACGGGCGCACGAGGCGCTGTTCTATGTTGGCCTGGCGGAGGCGCGTTATCGGCAATTGGGAACGTATTCGCTGGGCATGAAGCAACTGGCGAAGCTGGCGCAGGCGATTGTGCATGGACCGAAGCTGTTGATTCTCGATGAGCCGACCAACGGCCTGGATCCTTCGGCGCGGCAACGCATGATTCGCATGATCCGCGAGATTCGCGATGGGAAAGAGATGCGGATCGTGTTGTGCTCGCATTTGCTGCGCGATGTGGAAGACACCTGCGATGAAGTGTTGATTCTGAAGCAGGGGCGGATCGCGCATTACTCGAATCTGGATGAAGAGCGCCGCGCGAACAAGCGATTTCTAGAGCTCGAAACCTACGGCGCGAACGGCGATTTCACCGAGGCGATTGAAAAACTCGGCTGCGAATGCGCGGTGACGGCGAACCGCATGAAGATGGTTCTGGCGGAGGGGGTCGAGACCCGCGACATCTTTCGTATAGCGGCGGAGCGGCAGGTTCGCATCCGGCGCATGAATTTCCGGCGGGACACGCTGGAAGATATTTTCCTGAAGGCGATGGAGAGCTGA